A single genomic interval of Sporomusaceae bacterium harbors:
- the hcp gene encoding hydroxylamine reductase produces MSEMFCFQCEQTAGGKGCTKVGVCGKKPEVANKQDELTGAMIGLARAAAGKTPGKAADKLMMQGLFATVTNVNFDEKRVDEMIAAVRAEKAKLDAAAQDFPAADLWSGNEDIVSLRSTLLLGLRGMAAYAWHAAVLGKTDAEVTAWFYKGMKALGEEHSAEEWLGLLMEFGQINLKCMALLDDANTSTYGHPAPTTVPTMVEKGPFIVITGHDLHDLKQLLEQTDGKGINIYTHGEMLPAHAYPELKKYPHLKGNFGTAWQNQQKEFDNIPAPIFFTTNCLMPPRASYADRVFTTDVVGYPEMKHIADVNGRKDFAPVIAKAIELGGYKEDQHFTGINGGSQLVTGFARNTVMGVAGTVIDAVKAGAIKHFFLVGGCDGAKPGRNYYTRFVEQTPKDTVVLTLACGKYRFNDLNLGEIGGIPRLLDMGQCNDAYSAIQVAVALAGAFKCSVNELPLTLVLSWYEQKAVCILLTLLALGIKDIYIGPSLPAFLSGNVLNILVEKFNLHPITTPEEDLKAILG; encoded by the coding sequence ATGAGTGAAATGTTTTGCTTCCAGTGCGAACAGACCGCCGGCGGCAAGGGCTGCACGAAGGTGGGGGTGTGCGGTAAAAAACCTGAAGTCGCCAACAAGCAGGATGAACTGACCGGCGCCATGATCGGCCTGGCCCGCGCCGCCGCCGGCAAGACCCCCGGCAAGGCGGCCGACAAGTTGATGATGCAGGGGCTGTTCGCCACCGTCACCAACGTCAACTTCGACGAGAAACGCGTCGACGAGATGATCGCCGCCGTCCGCGCCGAGAAGGCGAAGCTGGATGCCGCCGCCCAAGACTTCCCCGCCGCCGACCTCTGGAGCGGCAACGAGGACATTGTTTCGCTGCGCTCGACGCTGCTGCTCGGCCTGCGCGGCATGGCGGCCTATGCCTGGCATGCGGCCGTTCTCGGCAAAACTGACGCCGAAGTTACCGCCTGGTTCTATAAGGGCATGAAGGCCCTTGGCGAGGAGCATAGCGCCGAAGAATGGCTCGGCCTGCTGATGGAGTTTGGCCAGATCAACCTGAAATGCATGGCCCTCCTCGACGATGCCAACACTTCCACGTATGGACACCCGGCGCCGACCACCGTGCCCACTATGGTGGAGAAAGGCCCGTTCATCGTCATCACCGGTCACGACCTGCACGATCTTAAACAACTGCTGGAGCAGACGGACGGCAAAGGTATAAACATCTACACTCATGGCGAGATGCTGCCCGCCCACGCTTACCCCGAGTTGAAGAAGTATCCCCACCTCAAGGGCAATTTCGGCACCGCTTGGCAGAACCAGCAGAAAGAGTTCGACAACATCCCAGCGCCCATTTTCTTTACCACCAATTGCCTCATGCCGCCGCGCGCCTCCTACGCTGACCGCGTTTTCACGACCGACGTCGTCGGCTACCCGGAAATGAAACATATCGCCGACGTCAACGGCAGGAAAGACTTCGCACCTGTTATCGCCAAAGCTATCGAACTGGGCGGCTACAAGGAAGACCAGCACTTCACCGGCATCAACGGCGGCAGCCAGCTTGTGACCGGATTCGCCCGCAACACCGTCATGGGAGTCGCCGGCACAGTGATTGACGCCGTCAAGGCAGGGGCGATCAAGCACTTCTTCCTTGTCGGCGGCTGCGACGGCGCCAAGCCGGGCCGCAACTACTACACCCGCTTCGTCGAGCAGACTCCGAAAGACACCGTCGTCCTGACGCTCGCCTGCGGCAAATATCGCTTCAACGACCTCAACCTCGGCGAGATCGGCGGCATCCCCCGCCTCCTCGACATGGGGCAGTGCAACGACGCCTACTCGGCCATCCAGGTGGCTGTCGCCCTGGCCGGCGCCTTCAAGTGCAGCGTCAACGAGCTACCGCTCACCCTGGTGCTGTCCTGGTACGAGCAGAAGGCGGTGTGCATCCTGCTCACCCTGCTGGCCCTCGGCATCAAGGATATCTACATCGGCCCGTCGCTGCCGGCTTTCCTATCCGGAAACGTCCTCAAT